The DNA sequence CATGACCCTCATCGTCCATCCCCACTTCCACAAGCGCTACACGGGGGTGACCCGGCACGTGGAGTCGGTGGTGCCCGCGCTCGCGAAGGACGCGGAGACGCGGACCCTCGGCTCTGGCCTGCCAGCAGGGCTGCCGCGCATCACCTGGGGGGAGCTGATCCGCCGCTCGCACCAGGAACCACTCGTCTGGCACGCGCACCGGAACAATGAGCTGCTCGCGGGAATGCTCCTGAAGGCATTGGGAGGGAAGGTCCGCCTCGTCTTCACGAGGCACACGGCGACGGTGCCCTCACGCTTCACCCGGTGGATCGCCCGGGGCGCGGACGCACTGGTGTCGCTCACGAGCCAGGTCGCGGACGTCCTCGCGCTTCCCTCCACGGTCATCGGGCACGGCATCGACCTCACGCGCTTCCGTCCACCGGAGGACCGGGACGCGGCCTGGGCGAGGCTGGGGCAGGGAGGGCGCTACGGCATCGGCGTCATCGGACGCATCCGCAAGGAGAAGGGTCAGGGCGACTTCATCGAAGCCCTGCGGCCCCTGTTGCCGGAGCGACCGGAGTGGCAGGCGGTCCTGGTAGGGCTCGCGAAGGGGCCGGATCAGGCCTGGGTGAACGGGCTGCGCCAGGGCATCGAGGACCGGGTGCGGTTCGTGGGGGAGCAGTCCTCCATCGAGCCCTGGTACCAGGGGATGAGCATCCTGGTTCAACCGTCCTACTCGGAGGGCTACTCGCTGGTGTACCTGGAGGCGATGGCCTCCGGGTGCTGCGTGGTGGCGTCGAAGCTGCCGCACCTGGGCGCGTTCATCGAGCACGAGCGCACGGGCTTCTTCTTCGAACCCGGGGATGTGAAGGGCCTGCGCGAACTGCTGAGCCACCTGACCCGCGAGCCGGAGAAGGTGCGCCAGGTGGGACGCAACGCCGCGGAGGAGGCGCACCGTCGCTTCGGGGTCGAACACGAGGCCCGGGCCCTGGGTGCGCTCTACCAATCACTGGTGAAGCGCTGATGCGCATCCTGCACCTGCTGGCGAGCCCCTTCTGGAGTGGCCCGGCGGAGAACGTGGCCCTGCTGGCGCAGGCGCAGCGGGCGCTGGGGCACGAAGTGACGGTCGCGGTGGATCGCAAGCGCCGGGACGTCCTCTCCGAGGAGCCCGCCGTCCCACGCTTCCAGTCCCTGGGCCTCCTCGACGAAGGAGGCCTGACGTTGTCCGTGAAGTCGTCGCCGTGGGAGCTGTGGAGCGACCTGCAAGCCCTGCGCGGAAGGCAGGTGGACGTGCTTCACGCCCACTTCACGCACGACCACCTCCTCACCCGCTGGGGAACACCGAAGGGCGCGGTGAGGATCCGCTCCATCCATGCCCCCCGCTCCCTGCGAGCCTCCCTGCCCGATGCAGGTGCCTACACCGTGCCCGCGAACCACCTGCGAGCGAAGCTCGAAGGCCGACACCGCCCCGTCCAGGTCCTGCCGGCGCTGGTGGCTCCAATGTTCGAGCCTCCGAAGGACCGCAAGGCCCTGCGCCGAGCCCTGGGCCTGGAGGACACGCACCTCGTGGGGATGATCTCCACGTTCCAGGAGAGCCGCCGCCACGCCGTGGGAGTGGAAGCCTTCGCCGCGCTCGTCCGCCATCGTCCAGAAGCCCGCCTCGTCCTGGTGGGAGATGGAGCCCTGCTCGAAGTGACCCGAACCCAGGTCTCGGCGCACGGGCTCAAGGACCAGGTGACGTTCGCGGGCTATCAGCAGGGGCCGGCCTTCGCGAAGTGGCTGCAGGCGCTGGACGAGGTCTGGATCCTCGGTCTGGGAAACGACTGGAGCGCAAGGGCTGCGGCGCAGGCGCGAGCCTGTGGGGTCCGGGTGGTGGCGGTGAAGGAGGGGGCGCTCCCGGAGCTGGCGGATGCGCAAGTGGACGCCCCCACGGTGGATGCCGTGCTCTCCGCCGCCCTGTCCGGAGCGCAAGCCACGACGGAGCACCCGACGAATCACCGCATCGCCAGCGACATCCTGGCCCTCTACGGGCAGGCGGAGGCCCGGCGATGACGGCGGGTCCGGGCACCGGACTCAGCACGCGAAGCCCGCCGAAGCCGCCGGATGCCCTCGCGCCCACGGCCCTGGAGCGGATCTTCTATCCGCCGACGCCGGAGCCCTGGACCCGCAAGGCCCTCCTGTCACCCCTGTCGCTGCTGTCCTGGCCCTACAGCGGAGCGGTCCGGCTCAGGGGCGCGCTCTACGACGCCGGCCTGCTGCAAGCCGAGCACGTCGAGGACCTGCGGGTCATCTCCGTGGGCAACCTCAACGTGGGAGGTACGGGCAAGACGCCCGCGGTGTTGCACCTGGCCGACATGTTGATC is a window from the Corallococcus soli genome containing:
- a CDS encoding glycosyltransferase family 4 protein → MTLIVHPHFHKRYTGVTRHVESVVPALAKDAETRTLGSGLPAGLPRITWGELIRRSHQEPLVWHAHRNNELLAGMLLKALGGKVRLVFTRHTATVPSRFTRWIARGADALVSLTSQVADVLALPSTVIGHGIDLTRFRPPEDRDAAWARLGQGGRYGIGVIGRIRKEKGQGDFIEALRPLLPERPEWQAVLVGLAKGPDQAWVNGLRQGIEDRVRFVGEQSSIEPWYQGMSILVQPSYSEGYSLVYLEAMASGCCVVASKLPHLGAFIEHERTGFFFEPGDVKGLRELLSHLTREPEKVRQVGRNAAEEAHRRFGVEHEARALGALYQSLVKR
- a CDS encoding glycosyltransferase, which codes for MRILHLLASPFWSGPAENVALLAQAQRALGHEVTVAVDRKRRDVLSEEPAVPRFQSLGLLDEGGLTLSVKSSPWELWSDLQALRGRQVDVLHAHFTHDHLLTRWGTPKGAVRIRSIHAPRSLRASLPDAGAYTVPANHLRAKLEGRHRPVQVLPALVAPMFEPPKDRKALRRALGLEDTHLVGMISTFQESRRHAVGVEAFAALVRHRPEARLVLVGDGALLEVTRTQVSAHGLKDQVTFAGYQQGPAFAKWLQALDEVWILGLGNDWSARAAAQARACGVRVVAVKEGALPELADAQVDAPTVDAVLSAALSGAQATTEHPTNHRIASDILALYGQAEARR